From a single Couchioplanes caeruleus genomic region:
- a CDS encoding DUF4126 domain-containing protein — translation MLEALTGSGLAASAGLNAYIPLLTMGLLARFTDAIDLPGGWQWLSNGWVMLILAVLLAVEVVADKVPVVDHVNDVVQTVVRPTAGGLAFGAGSNSQTVTVSDPGAFFGSHQWVPVAAGVLIALCVHGLKAASRPVVNATTAGVGAPVASTAEDFTSIVLSVLAILLPVLVLLGLVLLVLAAVWVFRRRRRRKREGRRSEGVRTQQLFG, via the coding sequence GTGCTCGAAGCGCTCACCGGAAGCGGCCTGGCGGCATCCGCCGGGCTGAACGCGTACATCCCCCTGCTCACGATGGGTCTGCTGGCCCGGTTCACCGACGCGATCGACCTGCCCGGCGGGTGGCAGTGGCTCTCGAACGGGTGGGTCATGCTCATCCTCGCCGTGCTGCTGGCGGTCGAGGTCGTCGCCGACAAGGTGCCGGTGGTGGACCACGTGAACGACGTGGTGCAGACGGTGGTCCGGCCGACCGCGGGCGGCCTCGCGTTCGGCGCGGGGTCGAACTCGCAGACCGTCACCGTCTCCGACCCCGGCGCCTTCTTCGGCTCGCACCAGTGGGTGCCGGTCGCCGCCGGCGTCCTCATCGCGCTCTGTGTTCACGGGCTCAAGGCCGCGTCGCGGCCGGTGGTCAACGCCACCACGGCCGGCGTGGGCGCCCCGGTGGCCAGTACGGCCGAGGACTTCACCAGCATCGTGCTGTCGGTGCTCGCGATCCTGCTGCCGGTGCTCGTGCTCCTCGGGCTGGTGCTGCTCGTGCTCGCCGCCGTGTGGGTGTTCAGGCGACGTCGGCGGCGCAAGCGGGAAGGCCGGCGGTCAGAGGGTGTCCGTACGCAACAACTCTTTGGTTGA
- the nucS gene encoding endonuclease NucS encodes MRLVIAKCSVDYVGRLSAHLPPAVRLLMVKADGSVSIHADDRAYKPLNWMSPPCKLQEAPGVWKVVNKAGEELRITLEEIFQDTSYDLGVDPGLVKDGVEAHLQELLAAHPETFGEGHTLVRREFMTAIGPVDLLLKDANGGSVAVEVKRRGEIDGVEQLTRYLELMNRDPLLAPVQGVFAAQEIKPQARVLATDRGIRCVVVDYDKLRGMERNELTLF; translated from the coding sequence GTGCGTCTGGTCATCGCGAAGTGCTCCGTGGACTATGTCGGCCGTCTCTCCGCCCACCTGCCGCCGGCCGTGCGCCTGCTCATGGTCAAGGCCGACGGGTCGGTGTCGATCCACGCCGACGACCGGGCGTACAAGCCGCTGAACTGGATGAGCCCGCCCTGCAAGCTGCAGGAGGCGCCGGGCGTCTGGAAGGTGGTCAACAAGGCCGGCGAGGAGCTGCGGATCACCCTGGAGGAGATCTTCCAGGACACCTCGTACGACCTCGGCGTGGATCCGGGGCTGGTCAAGGACGGCGTCGAGGCGCACCTGCAGGAGCTGCTGGCGGCCCACCCGGAGACCTTCGGCGAGGGCCACACGCTGGTGCGCCGCGAGTTCATGACCGCGATCGGCCCGGTCGACCTGCTGCTGAAGGACGCCAACGGCGGCTCGGTGGCGGTCGAGGTCAAGCGTCGCGGCGAGATCGACGGCGTCGAGCAGCTCACCCGCTACCTGGAGCTGATGAACCGCGACCCGCTGCTCGCGCCGGTGCAGGGCGTGTTCGCGGCGCAGGAGATCAAGCCGCAGGCCCGGGTGCTGGCGACCGACCGCGGCATCCGCTGCGTGGTCGTCGACTACGACAAGCTGCGCGGCATGGAGCGCAACGAGCTGACCCTCTTCTAG
- a CDS encoding DUF6297 family protein — protein sequence MTDVGAVRRWVRRTRSAHRERGETLGNFYFAVLFVFIVGGMVHRQLAAVFWPGTPNASELAAYSLAAAVAGGLYLALRRLGPLALSRPAASWLLTAPVSRRRLLLPSLWVATAAAAAAGALGAFAIVGHVAARPVPAGAGALLPLGGALLGGALMLTALGAQGERRWASWSDDAAYVLLAAGLAGLVADSAVAAPHAPAGWPAASVVATATGPLAVVVLVFFLLAVRGLARTPNDRILEASRTAGTFADSAFGVEPSFVTEMVERRYWGRRRLRSRRLPERIPALVAQDLLMVRRRPRRLLWLAGSAALPSLLAHAPGWVLAMAVLVGGMVAGGVTTANVRTDAGNPWMPRMLGLSSRTAVLQRLVVPGVVAALWYTAALILLGVLGDLPPGPWWALGAALGPVGAVAAVRKARTGFVDNSLLPLETPAGSIATGPVLAAFAGVDVLILGLPTIVQMAQGGPLSWTGVIVQAAVAGFGARAYLSGTTATDRVELSAR from the coding sequence ATGACCGACGTCGGGGCAGTGCGGCGGTGGGTGCGGCGCACGCGGTCGGCGCATCGCGAGCGCGGGGAGACGCTCGGCAACTTCTACTTCGCCGTGCTCTTCGTGTTCATCGTCGGCGGGATGGTGCACCGGCAACTCGCGGCGGTCTTCTGGCCGGGCACGCCGAACGCCTCGGAGCTGGCGGCGTACTCGCTGGCCGCGGCGGTCGCCGGCGGCCTGTATCTCGCGCTGCGCCGGCTCGGTCCGCTGGCGCTCAGCCGCCCGGCCGCGTCATGGCTGCTGACCGCCCCGGTGAGCCGGCGCCGGCTGCTGCTGCCGTCGCTGTGGGTGGCCACGGCCGCCGCCGCTGCCGCGGGCGCGCTGGGCGCCTTCGCGATCGTCGGGCACGTCGCCGCGCGGCCGGTGCCGGCCGGGGCGGGTGCCCTGCTCCCGCTGGGCGGGGCGCTGCTCGGGGGCGCGCTGATGCTGACGGCGCTGGGGGCCCAGGGCGAGCGGCGGTGGGCGTCCTGGTCGGACGATGCGGCGTACGTCCTGCTCGCGGCCGGGCTGGCCGGGCTGGTCGCCGACTCGGCCGTGGCCGCGCCGCACGCGCCGGCCGGGTGGCCCGCGGCCTCCGTCGTGGCCACGGCCACGGGTCCGCTCGCGGTGGTCGTGCTCGTGTTCTTCCTGCTGGCGGTACGCGGCCTCGCCCGTACGCCCAACGACCGGATCCTGGAGGCGTCCCGCACGGCCGGCACGTTCGCGGACTCGGCGTTCGGCGTGGAACCGTCGTTCGTCACCGAGATGGTCGAGCGGCGCTACTGGGGCCGCCGGCGGCTGCGGTCCCGGCGGCTGCCGGAGCGCATCCCGGCGCTCGTGGCCCAGGACCTGCTGATGGTGCGGCGCCGGCCGCGGCGGCTGCTGTGGCTGGCCGGCAGTGCGGCGCTGCCGTCGCTGCTGGCGCACGCCCCGGGCTGGGTACTCGCCATGGCGGTCCTGGTCGGCGGCATGGTGGCCGGCGGCGTCACGACGGCGAACGTCCGCACCGACGCCGGCAACCCGTGGATGCCGCGCATGCTGGGCCTCAGCTCGCGGACGGCGGTCCTGCAGCGGCTCGTGGTCCCCGGCGTCGTGGCCGCGCTCTGGTACACCGCCGCGCTGATCCTGCTGGGCGTGCTCGGCGACCTCCCGCCGGGCCCGTGGTGGGCGCTCGGAGCGGCCCTCGGCCCGGTGGGCGCGGTCGCCGCGGTCCGCAAGGCCCGTACGGGCTTCGTGGACAACTCGCTGCTGCCGCTGGAGACGCCCGCGGGGTCGATCGCGACCGGCCCCGTGCTCGCCGCCTTCGCCGGGGTGGACGTGCTGATCCTCGGCCTGCCGACGATCGTGCAGATGGCCCAGGGCGGCCCGCTGTCCTGGACCGGCGTGATCGTCCAGGCCGCCGTCGCCGGCTTCGGGGCGCGCGCCTACCTCAGCGGCACGACGGCCACCGACCGGGTGGAGCTGAGCGCCCGCTAG
- a CDS encoding ABC transporter ATP-binding protein — translation MDHCAIEVRGLSVSYGSTPVLVDVDLTVPIGAGVCITGENGIGKSTLLRCITSLQRPDGGEVEVFGGPPGSTPEFWRAVATTVEPPTWYPGLTAREHAELVCRAHGMPPQDAGIDEALDRFGLTSHADAIPPSLSSGQKQRLTLALTLLRPSRLLILDEPEQRLDPEGRATVAAMLAAYREDGGTVLIASHDEVFAAAAGTSPVGMADLHTATP, via the coding sequence GTGGATCATTGCGCGATCGAGGTCCGCGGCCTGTCGGTGAGCTACGGCTCGACGCCCGTGCTGGTCGACGTCGACCTCACCGTGCCCATCGGGGCCGGGGTCTGCATCACCGGCGAGAACGGCATCGGCAAGTCGACGCTGCTGCGCTGCATCACCAGCCTGCAGCGGCCGGACGGCGGTGAGGTCGAGGTCTTCGGCGGCCCGCCCGGCTCCACGCCGGAGTTCTGGCGGGCGGTGGCGACCACCGTGGAGCCACCGACCTGGTATCCCGGGCTGACCGCGCGCGAGCACGCCGAGCTGGTGTGCCGCGCCCACGGCATGCCGCCGCAGGATGCGGGGATCGACGAGGCGCTCGACCGGTTCGGCCTCACGTCGCACGCGGACGCGATCCCGCCGTCGCTGTCGTCGGGGCAGAAGCAGCGGCTCACGCTCGCGCTCACCCTGCTGCGCCCGAGCCGCCTGCTGATCCTGGACGAGCCGGAGCAACGGCTCGACCCGGAGGGCCGGGCGACCGTCGCGGCGATGCTGGCGGCGTACCGGGAGGACGGTGGCACGGTCCTGATCGCGAGCCACGACGAGGTCTTCGCGGCCGCGGCGGGCACCTCGCCGGTCGGCATGGCGGACCTGCACACGGCGACTCCATGA